Genomic DNA from Solanum pennellii chromosome 3, SPENNV200:
ATACATATATTCTTATAAGGtatgtataaataaaatatatgatagtTATTTTGAGACGAGGAAGTAGAAGCATTCTTATTATATTCTTGGTTCTGATTTGCAATAATACAACCATAGTCATTAATATTCTTGGTTCTGATTTGAAATAATACAaccatattcattaatattCTTGGttcttattttcaataattcaaCTATTATATCATTCTTATTCTTGGTTCGGATTTGCaataatacaacaaaaaaattcgAATTTTGAGAATAAgtctcttgttttttttttttttggaaatgttTTGTGCTAAAAAATTCCATTATAGCAAATTTTCTTAATCAAATACTTATATACAAAATGGCATTGGCATATACCCAAGGATATCAGTATTGTATTTCCTGAGTCGGGATAAAATGATtgagatttttcaattttcaattatgAGTTTTATGTTTAAGATATTTCTTTGTATGAAAAAGATCTTGTTAGAAGCGTTGCCTTCAAAATACATTTTACAATGCGCGATCTTAACATAGCCCCATTTTAATGTTGATGTCAAGCAGATAATCaccaaatgaaaaaattaaaagcaatatatttgaaatctaATATTGATCCCTCCCAATTTTATGGGTCAATTGGTTTTATTGTCCCCtccatatttatttgtaattctaTGTCATTTTTAccgatgattattatttttcatatataagaaaatttgCATAGTAATTTTTTTCACTCTAACAATAAAATGGGATAAGCTAAGGTCCTAATACCcgttaaacttattttattaataattttttacccttttttggtctacgtgacactatcttgtgggcccaacgttagttgattttttttcaagctagtgccacgtaggccgaaaaggggtagaaaattacttataaaattagttctgggggtaataggaccttagtatagtataagtgtgtctctgagatttcggacataggttgaggagatattttgtgcattttctccaataaaattattgaattatgctTTAGCACAAAAACTTatctatcaaaataattttctataagGTAAGTTTACTTGTTTTAGTATGACAAAATAGGATAATTATATTGCTataattgtaaaagaaaaaatatcaagGACCTCCTttcacaataataatttttcatgtgATTTGTAATATGATGCTtacatttcttattttaatttatttataaccCTCAACTTAATTTATCAGGTTTatccttaattaaaaaaaaatgcacaatttgatttatttagagTATTTTCTAATATATTATACCTtctaattaataaagtatataTATCGTCACAAGTtcttaaaaaatacaaatattcatttatttctattatattttgaactttagcctgaatataaaaatattcactAATGACATTTTTCAGTGTGAACCGAAATAATCCGACCTCAAAAGGAATTGTTGAGATATCATTATTATTCACAAGTAAAAAAAGATTGGGAATTCGATTTAAACTAAAACTCTATAACGCTAATTTACACATttctaaaaattgaatttttattttactaatagAAAGGTACTGCGGCCACCGTTCGTGGCGGCTTAGGCGGCGACGGCAACGGTGGCGGCAATTTCTGCAAGTCATGAACGACTTTTTCCGATGCCGGAAACTGACATGGACATGGCATTGCTATGAATTTTGGAAATTCATCACCTGGCATTAAAACTGCTGGCAAAATTGGACTCTGGGTTTGTTTCcaattctgaaaaaaaaaacagagcaaaaaaaaattaattaattaataaaaatttaaactgaatttttatattattaactaATATAATAATCTCAAATTCATCTCAATTCAGTACTTTCGTATAAAATTTAACTATAAATAGGAATAAATAAAAGCTCTGTTTGAATATTACGCAGTTAACACTTGCAACTCGAAAATCTATTGACATGAtgatactatttttttaatttttctaatcGAAAGTCGCAAAAATCTTTTTTGATCCGATTTAATAGATATCACTATATACAAGCAATATTTGAAtacataatttttgagatataatgaagttcaaattctaaattcgtaaaagaaaaaaaataaacttaccaTATGGTTTTGCTTATATTTCATAGAAGTAGGATCGAGGCCGGATTCCAAATCAGCAAACGATCGACGAAGCGATCGGAGCTTTTCCCAGTGATAGCAGCAAGAAAAAATACCACTTAAGCTAAAAATGACAATCAAAAGCACAGCAGTACCCAAAGGAAATCCTAACGATGGCCTAGATGCATCTGAATGTGGTGGTGCATAATATTGGTtatccatatttattttttttgaatttgcgAGATATTGATAGTTCGAATGTTAGAGAAATTGCaagtaataaagaaaaaaaaaaaaaacaagtaaattGGTGTGAATTATAAGTGTGAAGAATGGTGAATTTATAAAGTTGGAAGTTGGAGTAAAAGATGAGTGAGTACGTGTAAAGGTACAGCTTACGCTATCTTGGGCCAGCAAGTACGGAAGAAATATCATGGACCCATTTTGTTTTTGGTGCATTAGATTTttcgattttaatttatttgtcgtaatttaattatatgtataaaatttacttttaattttaattgtggCATGTGAGTAGGAGTGGTTTTGGAGGATTATGATGGTGtataaaagattaaataaagtatatgatttttttttaaaaaaaaatatattttttgtgtatatataaatagattTTGAATCTATTGAGCATAAGATTAGAGATTGACattgtttgaaaaattaaaaataatttattttgatggtttatatttaaatttaaaacactatatttttatttttcaaaatttctattttatcaTGACACGTGATAAGTTggaattttaagaaaatgatcaaattaattttaagtttttaataataaattaaatataaaaagagcCTAGAACCTATTTgagcccaaaaaaaaaatgatcaaaataaatcacaatttttgaaaatatttaaaataaggtTAGTgtagttttttctttcattttaccCAATAATGTAAAAcgttaatattttaatatgaaacaaatatttttttaactttatagagtgtaattttttcttacattttatatgaaaaattaacttTACCAAAACCTTTTTACTTTCATCTTctcaaatcattttttaaacaaactaacaGTCCAGCCCTACGCTTTCTTAatgatatatttctttttcatatttattgatcCATGATTACTAtaaaaattagtgaaaattCGAACTCATGAATCAATGAATATAAGATGAAAGAAATCAATACCTTAAATAATTGTAGGGTCGTATTGCTAGGTTGTCGGGTTGAGTTACGTATCTCCAATCTTttgagaatataatttttattgtgGGATTGATTGCCTTATTTGAATGAAATcagtgaaaaatgaaaaaattaatttaaaaagatcAAAGTGAAATCTTTTCGATTAAGTTAATTTTAACACTCACACtttataaagtataaaaaaaatttataaagagtaaaaaaaaactattttatcaTCGCAGAGAAGTTTATagcttaaaaaaaaagtgaaactaCTCTAATGGAATTGAACAGAACTAGTAACCTTCAATTTTGCTAAACATTTATTGACATCTTTAAATATCTGAAAGTATTTATAagtcatatatttaataacaaacCAAATTAATCAAAAAGCTTAATCAGATCATTTCCAACTTAAgtaacttttttaatttataatcatTTTACTACATTATTCTTAATATTCTATAGAtcctcaaaatatatttttcataaataaaactcCTAACTTTATCTCTCTTCCTTATTTGTCAttccttcttttattttgaattttaaaaaattattttaaaaattatatcttttatAAGAATATTAAAGACATTTTTTGTCGTTTTAACAAAGACAACTTATCAACATTTTTTATCATGCAAATCAACTACTCATTTTCAGCTTAAAATACGTTTCAAACACTTGCAACTTATAATTTATTCATTCAACTAATTCAAACGGTTTTTTGGTATaaaatattacttattattAGTTCTAGGTCATGattgtaaatttattatttgtatttttaagaTTAAATGAAGTAACGCCGAGCTTGTTTGATATTATTgtataaaattgtttatttttaaaattaatttttcaaaaaatgtttatgaaaaaatcaattcgtgtttagttaatttatttgaaaagttCTTTTGATAAGCAAATTACGTTTGagtaatctttttttaaaattacttttgaaaatcaaattacaaagagaaaaaataaaagagacaaGCATCAATgcatttttaatattaagattatttataaagaaaatattttaaagatctATTGTTAATTTTctgattaaatatttattttgataaaaataaaaatgttcatATACAGACTTTCAATCAATATCACAaatagattaataaaataaattaataaaatattaatataatattaataggatgatttaaatataattaaataatatcaagaaaaataaatttaaaattatttcataaattaaatgcaccacacaaataaataattataaggGATATATTAATGAATATGTATATGTAGTTGAGATATTTTGgtcttgaaataaataatttactgTTTTTTTAAAAGCAGATTTATTAATTAGCCAAACACCttaatgtgaaattaggtcttaggcttAACTCATACCCCCAAAGCTAattcaaagggaggaggattgtccaagccttataaagagtccactcatctcattaaccaccgatgtggacttttgtcattctttaacaccccaccttcacatccagtgcttagcatctggtgcgtggcaatttttgattttttgggagcccaacatcgggtgagacggttcctgctctaataccatgtgaaattaggtcttaggcctaagcctaactcacaccccaaaagctagctcaaagggaggaggattgcctaagccttataaggagtatATCCGTCTCATTAACTACTGGTGTggatttttgtcattctttaacatttaatttttttaaaaaatatgttttttctcaaataaatatttttagttttccaACTGCATTGTCAAACAAGTCGTAGTCTAACAAGAAATAACGATTCATAGTTGATTTTAGTTTGCTCGAGATCAAAATGTAAGATAATTTTAACTATTAGTAGTCAACAAGAATTAACAATATCTAACACTttgcttttaaaataatttgagctCGTATTTCATCTTTTGATTACATACTAATAAAAGAAAGTTATTTGCAAACTAGTTTAGTAAtataatgttttccaattttttcatgtttggttgggacaaattttggaaaatgttttccaaatcaactcattttcctcaaaattaaagaaaatgacgttccttcaaaaattaaggaaaacattttccaaaactctcctccaatttaaaattacatttttttgggaaaaaacatcaatttaaaaaagtattttcaatttcaaaattttatttttttcacccgATCTTTGATCCCCACCATCGGTCCCCCCTctccccaaaaaattaattttgatttttaaaaatattctttattttaaaactccTAACTCTTCCCTCCGGCCAGCCCCTCACCCACCCCCAacccccaaaaaattaattttattttctaaaaatactattaactttaaatttttattttttcactcctaTCCCCTCTCCCTGCNNNNNNNNNNNNNNNNNNNNNNNNNNNNNNNNNNNNNNNNNNNNNNNNNNNNNNNNNNNNNNNNNNNNNNNNNNNNNNNNNNNNNNNNNNNNNNNNNNNNNNNNNNNNNNNNNNNNNNNNNNNNNNNNNNNNNNNNNNNNNNNNNNNNNNNNNNNNNNNNNNNNNNNNNNNNNNNNNNNNNNNNNNNNNNNNNNNNNNNNNNNNNNNNNNNNNNNNNNNNNNNNNNNNNNNNNNNNNNNNNNNNNNNNNNNNNNNNNNNNNNNNNNNNNNNNNNNNNNNNNNNNNNNNNNNNNNNNNNNNNNNNNNNNNNNNNNNNNNNNNNNNNNNNNNNNNNNNNNNNNNNNNNNNNNNNNNNNNNNNNNNNNNNNNNNNNNNNNNNNNNNNNNNNNNNNNNNNNNNNNNNNNNNNNNNNNNNNNNNNNNNNNNNNNNNNNNNNNNNNNNNNNNNNNNNNNNNNNNNNNNNNNNNNNNNNNNNNNNNNNNNNNNNNNNNNNNNNNNNNNNNNNNNNNNNNNNNNNNNNNNNNNNNNNNNNNNNNNNNNNNNNNNNNNNNNNNNNNNNNNNNNNNNNNNNNNNNNNNNNNNNNNNNNNNNNNNNNNNNNNNNNNNNNNNNNNNNNNNNNNNNNNNNNNNNNNNNNNNNNNNNNNNNNNNNNNNNNNNNNNNNNNNNNNNNNNNNNNNNNNNNNNNNNNNNNNNNNNNNNNNNNNNNNNNNNNNNNNNNNNNNNNNNNNNNNNNNNNNNNNNNNNNNNNNNNNNNNNNNNNNNNNNNNNNNNNNNNNNNNNNNNNNNNNNNNNNNNNNNNNNNNNNNNNNNNNNNNNNNNNNNNNNNNNNNNNNNNNNNNNNNNNNNNNNNNNNNNNNNNNNNNNNNNNNNNNNNNNNNNNNNNNNNNNNNNNNNNNNNNNNNNNNNNNNNNNNNNNNNNNNNNNNNNNNNNNNNNNNNNNNNNNNNNNNNNNNNNNNNNNNNNNNNNNNNNNNNNNNNNNNNNNNNNNNNNNNNNNNNNNNNNNNNNNNNNNNNNNNNNNNNNNNNNNNNNNNNNNNNNNNNNNNNNNNNNNNNNNNNNNNNNNNNNNNNNNNNNNNNNNNNNNNNNNNNNNNNNNNNNNNNNNNNNNNNNNNNNNNNNNNNNNNNNNNNNNNNNNNNNNNNNNNNNNNNNNNNNNNNNNNNNNNNNNNNNNNNNNNNNNNNNNNNNNNNNNNNNNNNNNNNNNNNNNNNNNNNNNNNNNNNNNNNNNNNNNNNNNNNNNNNNNNNNNNNNNNNNNNNNNNNNNNNNNNNNNNNNNNNNNNNNNNNNNNNNNNNNNNNNNNNNNNNNNNNNNNNNNNNNNNNNNNNNNNNNNNNNNNNNNNNNNNNNNNNNNNNNNNNNNNNNNNNNNNNNNNNNNNNNNNNNNNNNNNNNNNNNNNNNNNNNNNNNNNNNNNNNNNNNNNNNNNNNNNNNNNNNNNNNNNNNNNNNNNNNNNNNNNNNNNNNNNNNNNNNNNNNNNNNNNNNNNNNNNNNNNNNNNNNNNNNNNNNNNNNNNNNNNNNNNNNNNNNNNNNNNNNNNNNNNNNNNNNNNNNNNNNNNNNNNNNNNNNNNNNNNNNNNNNNNNNNNNNNNNNNNNNNNNNNNNNNNNNNNNNNNNNNNNNNNNNNNNNNNNNNNNNNNNNNNNNNNNNNNNNNNNNNNNNNNNNNNNNNNNNNNNNNNNNNNNNNNNNNNNNNNNNNNNNNNNNNNNNNNNNNNNNNNNNNNNNNNNNNNNNNNNNNNNNNNNNNNNNNNNNNNNNNNNNNNNNNNNNNNNNNNNNNNNNNNNNNNNNNNNNNNNNNNNNNNNNNNNNNNNNNNNNNNNNNNNNNNNNNNNNNNNNNNNNNNNNNNNNNNNNNNNNNNNNNNNNNNNNNNNNNNNNNNNNNNNNNNNNNNNNNNNNNNNNNNNNNNNNNNNNNNNNNNNNNNNNNNNNNNNNNNNNNNNNNNNNNNNNNNNNNNNNNNNNNNNNNNNNNNNNNNNNNNNNNNNNNNNNNNNNNNNNNNNNNNNNNNNNNNNNNNNNNNNNNNNNNNNNNNNNNNNNNNNNNNNNNNNNNNNNNNNNNNNNNNNNNNNNNNNNNNNNNNNNNNNNNNNNNNNNNNNNNNNNNNNNNNNNNNNNNNNNNNNNNNNNNNNNNNNNNNNNNNNNNNNNNNNNNNNNNNNNNNNNNNNNNNNNNNNNNNNNNNNNNNNNNNNNNNNNNNNNNNNNNNNNNNNNNNNNNNNNNNNNNNNNNNNNNNNNNNNNNNNNNNNNNNNNNNNNNNNNNNNNNNNNNNNNNNNNNNNNNNNNNNNNNNNNNNNNNNNNNNNNNNNNNNNNNNNNNNNNNNNNNNNNNNNNNNNNNNNNNNNNNNNNNNNNNNNNNNNNNNNNNNNNNNNNNNNNNNNNNNNNNNNNNNNNNNNNNNNNNNNNNNNNNNNNNNNNNNNNNNNNNNNNNNNNNNNNNNNNNNNNNNNNNNNNNNNNNNNNNNNNNNNNNNNNNNNNNNNNNNNNNNNNNNNNNNNNNNNNNNNNNNNNNNNNNNNNNNNNNNNNNNNNNNNNNNNNNNNNNNNNNNNNNNNNNNNNNNNNNNNNNNNNNNNNNNNNNNNNNNNNNNNNNNNNNNNNNNNNNNNNNNNNNNNNNNNNNNNNNNNNNNNNNNNNNNNNNNNNNNNNNNNNNNNNNNNNNNNNNNNNNNNNNNNNNNNNNNNNNNNNNNNNNNNNNNNNNNNNNNNNNNNNNNNNNNNNNNNNNNNNNNNNNNNNNNNNNNNNNNNNNNNNNNNNNNNNNNNNNNNNNNNNNNNNNNNNNNNNNNNNNNNNNNNNNNNNNNNNNNNNNNNNNNNNNNNNNNNNNNNNNNNNNNNNNNNNNNNNNNNNNNNNNNNNNNNNNNNNNNNNNNNNNNNNNNNNNNNNNNNNNNNNNNNNNNNNNNNNNNNNNNNNNNNNNNNNNNNNNNNNNNNNNNNNNNNNNNNNNNNNNNNNNNNNNNNNNNNNNNNNNNNNNNNNNNNNNNNNNNNNNNNNNNNNNNNNNNNNNNNNNNNNNNNNNNNNNNNNNNNNNNNNNNNNNNNNNNNNNNNNNNNNNNNNNNNNNNNNNNNNNNNNNNNNNNNNNNNNNNNNNNNNNNNNNNNNNNNNNNNNNNNNNNNNNNNNNNNNNNNNNNNNNNNNNNNNNNNNNNNNNNNNNNNNNNNNNNNNNNNNNNNNNNNNNNNNNNNNNNNNNNNNNNNNNNNNNNNNNNNNNNNNNNNNNNNNNNNNNNNNNNNNNNNNNNNNNNNNNNNNNNNNNNNNNNNNNNNNNNNNNNNNNNNNNNNNNNNNNNNNNNNNNNNNNNNNNNNNNNNNNNNNNNNNNNNNNNNNNNNNNNNNNNNNNNNNNNNNNNNNNNNNNNNNNNNNNNNNNNNNNNNNNNNNNNNNNNNNNNNNNNNNNNNNNNNNNNNNNNNNNNNNNNNNNNNNNNNNNNNNNNNNNNNNNNNNNNNNNNNNNNNNNNNNNNNNNNNNNNNNNNNNNNNNNNNNNNNNNNNNNNNNNNNNNNNNNNNNNNNNNNNNNNNNNNNNNNNNNNNNNNNNNNNNNNNNNNNNNNNNNNNNNNNNNNNNNNNNNNNNNNNNNNNNNNNNNNNNNNNNNNNNNNNNNNNNNNNNNNNNNNNNNNNNNNNNNNNNNNNNNNNNNNNNNNNNNNNNNNNNNNNNNNNNNNNNNNNNNNNNNNNNNNNNNNNNNNNNNNNNNNNNNNNNNNNNNNNNNNNNNNNNNNNNNNNNNNNNNNNNNNNNNNNNNNNNNNNNNNNNNNNNNNNNNNNNNNNNNNNNNNNNNNNNNNNNNNNNNNNNNNNNNNNNNNNNNNNNNNNNNNNNNNNNNNNNNNNNNNNNNNNNNNNNNNNNNNNNNNNNNNNNNNNNNNNNNNNNNNNNNNNNNNNNNNNNNNNNNNNNNNNNNNNNNNNNNNNNNNNNNNNNNNNNNNNNNNNNNNNNNNNNNNNNNNNNNNNNNNNNNNNNNNNNNNNNNNNNNNNNNNNNNNNNNNNNNNNNNNNNNNNNNNNNNNNNNNNNNNNNNNNNNNNNNNNNNNNNNNNNNNNNNNNNNNNNNNNNNNNNNNNNNNNNNNNNNNNNNNNNNNNNNNNNNNNNNNNNNNNNNNNNNNNNNNNNNNNNNNNNNNNNNNNNNNNNNNNNNNNNNNNNNNNNNNNNNNNNNNNNNNNNNNNNNNNNNNNNNNNNNNNNNNNNNNNNNNNNNNNNNNNNNNNNNNNNNNNNNNNNNNNNNNNNNNNNNNNNNNNNNNNNNNNNNNNNNNNNNNNNNNNNNNNNNNNNNNNNNNNNNNNNNNNNNNNNNNNNNNNNNNNNNNNNNNNNNNNNNNNNNNNNNNNNNNNNNNNNNNNNNNNNNNNNNNNNNNNNNNNNNNNNNNNNNNNNNNNNNNNNNNNNNNNNNNNNNNNNNNNNNNNNNNNNNNNNNNNNNNNNNNNNNNNNNNNNNNNNNNNNNNNNNNNNNNNNNNNNNNNNNNNNNNNNNNNNNNNNNNNNNNNNNNNNNNNNNNNNNNNNNNNNNNNNNNNNNNNNNNNNNNNNNNNNNNNNNNNNNNNNNNNNNNNNNNNNNNNNNNNNNNNNNNNNNNNNNNNNNNNNNNNNNNNNNNNNNNNNNNNNNNNNNNNNNNNNNNNNNNNNNNNNNNNNNNNNNNNNNNNNNNNNNNNNNNNNNNNNNNNNNNNNNNNNNNNNNNNNNNNNNNNNNNNNNNNNNNNNNNNNNNNNNNNNNNNNNNNNNNNNNNNNNNNNNNNNNNNNNNNNNNNNNNNNNNNNNNNNNNNNNNNNNNNNNNNNNNNNNNNNNNNNNNNNNNNNNNNNNNNNNNNNNNNNNNNNNNNNNNNNNNNNNNNNNNNNNNNNNNNNNNNNNNNNNNNNNNNNNNNNNNNNNNNNNNNNNNNNNNNNNNNNNNNNNNNNNNNNNNNNNNNNNNNNNNNNNNNNNNNNNNNNNNNNNNNNNNNNNNNNNNNNNNNNNNNNNNNNNNNNNNNNNNNNNNNNNNNNNNNNNNNNNNNNNNNNNNNNNNNNNNNNNNNNNNNNNNNNNNNNNNNNNNNNNNNNNNNNNNNNNNNNNNNNNNNNNNNNNNNNNNNNNNNNNNNNNNNNNNNNNNNNNNNNNNNNNNNNNNNNNNNNNNNNNNNNNNNNNNNNNNNNNNNNNNNNNNNNNNNNNNNNNNNNNNNNNNNNNNNNNNNNNNNNNNNNNNNNNNNNNNNNNNNNNNNNNNNNNNNNNNNNNNNNNNNNNNNNNNNNNNNNNNNNNNNNNNNNNNNNNNNNNNNNNNNNNNNNNNNNNNNNNNNNNNNNNNNNNNNNNNNNNNNNNNNNNNNNNNNNNNNNNNNNNNNNNNNNNNNNNNNNNNNNNNNNNNNNNNNNNNNNNNNNNNNNNNNNNNNNNNNNNNNNNNNNNNNNNNNNNNNNNNNNNNNNNNNNNNNNNNNNNNNNNNNNNNNNNNNNNNNNNNNNNNNNNNNNNNNNNNNNNNNNNNNNNNNNNNNNNNNNNNNNNNNNNNNNNNNNNN
This window encodes:
- the LOC107013727 gene encoding uncharacterized protein At5g65660-like; amino-acid sequence: MDNQYYAPPHSDASRPSLGFPLGTAVLLIVIFSLSGIFSCCYHWEKLRSLRRSFADLESGLDPTSMKYKQNHMNWKQTQSPILPAVLMPGDEFPKFIAMPCPCQFPASEKVVHDLQKLPPPLPSPPKPPRTVAAVPFY